CTCTTTGGATCAGAATGCAACCAAGAACCAGGTGCAAACTAGGTGCcgataaaattaaagaaaaacaaagaaggtAATATCataatgtttattatatttattttctatccgAGCTGTATTGCGTAAACAATAGAAAGAAAGTACAGTCACAGGCAGATATGCTCCCATGATCTTCCAACCCCATCCACAAATAGAGCAACAagtgcacacacacacatacccATTATTACCAGTGTATATTTCTTAGAAATAGCGAGAAAAATCACTATgacatgttttaaaaatttcacaacCCTTTTacattggataaaaaaaaataaattgccaaCCACCCCGCCAACAACAACCAAAAAAGGGTTACAAACTGCTAGCTCCTACacaccaaaaaataaaaaataaaataatactttgaCACCCAACTCACTTTaacacaataatatatatatatatatatatatatatatatatgacaattttaaattgaaaaataaaataaatatgattaaaaataatattattttgagttGTCAAGTGGGTGGTTTTTGTTTGGTGGGTGTCAAACTATCACCATCATcccaaacataaataaaaaaatcagtcCAACACACCAGATTAATATTGCTAAATGTAGAAGTGATAGTATGACGCAAAAACCAGCAAATCCACCCACTGGCGActtcatattataaaaataatcacTACTTCAGCAAAAAtcgtgtttttttttcctataaaaattatgcttttgaaaatagttttatttgacATTTGTTGCCCTGAGAAAGCAGGTAAATTTGTCCTATTGTAGTTTTTTCAAGTAACCAACTGTTATCCAGAAAATCCTTTTAGGAAATGCTTTTTTGATAAAAGCTAATTTTATAAGTTGACTTGCTCAGGAGATTCTTGAACATCAACCatatgcaaaaaataaaaacacaagtTAATAAAGTCAGAAGTACCAACCTTGTGATCAGTTGTTAAAGCCACACTAACTTCTTCAGGATACTTATTTGTCTGCTTTAGCTTCACAACCAATATTTTGTTCTCACTTGCTAAGGAAGACAGCTGCAGACAAAGTACACCGATTTCAACCAACCATAAACTGAATATAGTAAAGCCCACAACAAATCCCGTATACATTTTGCTAAGATTGAGTTCTCAATACCAAAAGATTTTCAGTTTCGAATACCTCACATTTCAACACATCATTCAATATTTTCAATCAGATTTCTTTTGAAGTCCTTCTgctttgtgtttttttctttttatctacCCCTTCAATCAAGGTGACTAGTAAATTCATTTGTGCAATTGTGAATAAGATATTACTAGTAAAAATCTAAGGTTTAGGTGGAAAACTAAAGGAAGGGAGAAAGAATCATGCTTGCTCAGTTGTGCAATTGTTATTCACAAACTGAtccaaaaaataaaagcatCACATAATGCAAACCCAGTTACTATACAATGTAAATCAATTGAATCCAGTAGAAATCCTAACTGTTTGTGTTGATTAATGAGCAAGAAACACTTACACTAAATATCATGCAGTCTAAAGACCTAGAAGCCTATAAACAATATCTTCCATCTCATATCCGGatggttttgttattttgtaggcTTTCAAAAACCTGATCTTACCTGCTTATTAAGACGCTCTCTCTCAACAGCCAGCTGCATGACCAaacttttgaaaacttttgtctGCTTTCCAATATCCTTTGCAGATGCCACTTTTGCTTCTTCCACTTGGTGTAGTGATCCTTCCAAGCAGTGCAATCTGCTCCTCAAGAAGCTTAGTTCCTCGTTTAAATCAGTATTGGATTCAGATAATATGATGCATTTCTCCTCTGCACTGTCAGCCCGGCTCTCCGCTTTAGAGACCTTTGACTTAAGATCCTTTATCACTTGGTCCATATCTTTAATTGTGGAATACAACATATTTTGCTTCTCTTGACTAGCTTCGGCAGATGCTACAGCATGCTGCAGCAGTAAATTAGAATCCCTTAGCCGCCTCTCAAGTGACTCTTCCCTCTCAGATTTGCCACCACTATCTTTCAAAAGAGCTATCTGTCTGTTGAGTTCACCATTAGCTTCTTCCAATATCTTACAATGTGCTTCTGCGGTATTAGCCTGACTTTCTGCATtagatatattttctttcaattcaACGATAATACCTTCTGTCTTTCTTACTTCAGAACTCAAAATAGCATACTGTGTCTGATATGCATCAGCAGATGCCCTCACATTGATTAGCTGGCTTTCATATTCTTTTAGCTGCTTCTCAAGTGAACACACCTTGTCCCTTAAAGTGACAACCTCAGAATTGCCAACAACCTCAGAAGTTTCAAGCTTAGCTCTGAGCACAGATTCACGCTGACTTAAACCATTCAAATTGAACTGAGAAAGCTGGAGTCTACCCAACAGCTCTTTTGAAATTCCTATCAGTATCTCACGTGTATTATCTGCCTCAAACCATCTTTCCCAAACATCAGTAGCTTCTTCCTCCACCAGACTTAGCTTTTGTTCTAAAGAAGCCATCCTTTGTTTTagattttcttcaatttcccttgaGTCAAAGAAATTCTTCTCAAGATCCATTTCGTTTGCTAAAGATTTCTCTAGCATCCTCAGAACAAGTCTCTGTTGCTCAGTTGTGTGCATGGTTATTACCGAACTTACATTTAAAGATTCATCATCCTCTAGGGTGATTTCAACATCTTCAATATTGCCTGTTGTCATTAAAAAAGggtaaaataacatttatcaGAAAAG
This region of Vigna unguiculata cultivar IT97K-499-35 chromosome 5, ASM411807v1, whole genome shotgun sequence genomic DNA includes:
- the LOC114185320 gene encoding WPP domain-interacting tail-anchored protein 1-like is translated as MDTQSGKEIVDIDLGGGSSGGEAAGDLGDDDIVTMLDGLELNRACFSEKVANLSNFVMHLEALGVELEGFVLDREDNDVDVGCIGKFLEFDLLCGVLGSEVVELDRFLDALHADAGDREASSEPRQDNLLDSEQCLKPSEEQFSEIKKLSASFERTLSSYKWGGNGNIEDVEITLEDDESLNVSSVITMHTTEQQRLVLRMLEKSLANEMDLEKNFFDSREIEENLKQRMASLEQKLSLVEEEATDVWERWFEADNTREILIGISKELLGRLQLSQFNLNGLSQRESVLRAKLETSEVVGNSEVVTLRDKVCSLEKQLKEYESQLINVRASADAYQTQYAILSSEVRKTEGIIVELKENISNAESQANTAEAHCKILEEANGELNRQIALLKDSGGKSEREESLERRLRDSNLLLQHAVASAEASQEKQNMLYSTIKDMDQVIKDLKSKVSKAESRADSAEEKCIILSESNTDLNEELSFLRSRLHCLEGSLHQVEEAKVASAKDIGKQTKVFKSLVMQLAVERERLNKQLSSLASENKILVVKLKQTNKYPEEVSVALTTDHKEDRSWKNSSTDDGKEEKFADSMPDADSVRRIDAGVLNFKHLFMLSVLVLLFSAVTYLNVDVN